The Oncorhynchus tshawytscha isolate Ot180627B linkage group LG08, Otsh_v2.0, whole genome shotgun sequence genome window below encodes:
- the ddx24 gene encoding ATP-dependent RNA helicase DDX24, which yields MKPNRSQMKNMRPFSRPKSAKRGIHVKGSWKAVELDPSLFSEEGMGGLVCFEELTDYRLIDSAKEEAKAEAKAEKDKKKREERKEKKKAKKRKASEGDKDGGKQEEVCEGGSDKNETSEKPARKKNKKKTAQQNDPTTQDDVSVDSKVKNEVVRDEVQNLENGSENVVVKEEKENAPEETVSQDAVTCTEDAQPQSNTTMTDGKNKKKRKKKRKVEKQTVPESQLAQESQTELPPQGKMSKLSKKKAKNWTNAARSGSDQNSDVTAWKDLFVPDQVLKALSSLGFGSPTAIQALALPPAIRDHMDIVGAAETGSGKTLSFGIPMIHHILEWKKGVDESEGVTDGQTEPGTQVESLYLPTVEESVETSISMDTSNEVTEPAPKTSAESKAACTEETTEQEDPQEQGSEDVAEEDNAADDKEIIEEGDEKTIEEDDDEEIYQEDESDSEKMGCVKVIENMEFDFDNTAEEDDTLKVSEKQPLLGLVLCPTRELAVQVKHHIDAVAKFTGIKTAIVVGGMAQQKQIRMLKRRPEIIIATPGRLWEMIKERHPHLVNLRQLRCLVIDEADRMVERGHFAELESLLEMLNTVQFNPKRQTFVFSATLTMAHSLPTRVLQKKGKKVDQRSKLEVLMEKVGIRSKPKVIDLTRKEATVETLTETRIHCEKEEKDFFLYYFLLQYPGRTMVFANSIDCIKRLNSLLVILDRTPLPLHANMHQKQRLKNLERFAERESCVLLTTDVAARGLDIPNVQHVIHYQVPRTSETYVHRSGRTARATKEGLSLLLVGPDDMMNFKKIYRALGKDEEVPMFPIQSKCMAAIKERVNMARKIEKIEFHNSREKQHNSWFKQAAEALEVDLDDDVLLGGRKDEEDDRQQQKMVKGMKKHLKHLISQPVFKNVMKTKYPTQMGKLSLPNMPLHGLETALTSVSNQKKRQKQKKKQQ from the exons ATGAAGCCCAACAGGAGCCAGATGAAAAATATGCGCCCTTTCTCTCGGCCGAAGTCAGCCAAACGGGGGATCCATGTGAAGGGCAGCTGGAAAGCAGTAGAACTGGACCCCAGTCTCTTCTCAGAAGAGGGCATGGGGGGACTGGTCTGTTTTGAGGAGCTGACAGACTACCGCCTGATAGACTCTGCCAAGGAAGAAGCTAAAGCAGAAGCGAAAGCAGAAAAAGataaaaagaagagagaagaaagaaaagaaaagaaaaaagctAAGAAAAGAAaggctagtgagggagataaggatGGAGGAAAACAGGAGGAGGTATGTGAGGGAGGTAGTGACAAAAATGAAACGTCCGAAAAACCAGCTAGGAAGAAGAATAAAAAGAAAACAGCCCAACAAAATGATCCAACCACACAGGATGATGTTTCTGTGGACAGTAAAGTGAAAAATGAGGTGGTGAGGGACGAAGTCCAAAACCTTGAAAATGGTTCAGAGAACGTTGTGGTCAAGGAGGAAAAGGAAAATGCCCCTGAAGAAACTGTCTCACAAGATGCTGTTACGTGTACTGAGGATGCTCAGCCACAATCAAACACTACAATGACTGATGGCAAAAATAAGAAAAAgaggaaaaagaaaagaaaggtaGAAAAGCAGACAGTCCCAGAGTCACAGCTAGCGCAGGAGTCACAGACAGAGTTACCCCCTCAAGGCAAAATGTCAAAACTCTCCAAAAAGAAAGCAAAGAATTGGACCAATGCGGCGCGCTCTGGTTCTGACCAAAACTCAGATGTGACAGCGTGGAAGGATCTGTTTGTCCCTGACCAAGTGTTGAAGGCACTGAGCAGTCTAGGGTTCGGATCACCCACGGCCATTCAAGCTCTGGCATTGCCACCTGCTATCAGAGACCATATGGACATTGTTGGGGCCGCCGAGACGGGTAGTGGTAAGACGCTGTCTTTCGGCATCCCCATGATCCATCATATCCTGGAGTGGAAGAAGGGAGTAGATGAAAGTGAGGGGGTGACGGATGGCCAGACTGAGCCAGGAACACAGGTGGAAAGCTTGTACCTGCCTACTGTGGAAGAATCTGTAGAGACAAGTATTTCCATGGACACCAGCAACGAGGTCACTGAGCCAGCTCCAAAGACCAGTGCTGAGTCTAAAGCGGCCTGCACTGAGGAAACCACAGAGCAGGAAGATCCACAAGAGCAGGGGAGTGAAGATGTAGCAGAGGAAGACAATGCTGCTGATGACAAAGAAATCATTGAGGAGGGTGACGAAAAAACAattgaggaggatgatgatgaagaaaTATATCAGGAGGATGAGAGTGACTCTGAAAAGATGGGGTGCGTCAAAGTCATCGAGAATATGGAGTTTGACTTTGACAACACAGCAGAAGAAGATGATACTCTGAAAGTCAGTGAGAAACAGCCATTGTTAGGGTTGGTTCTGTGCCCTACCAGGGAGCTGGCTGTACAGGTGAAACATCACATTGATGCTGTGGCCAAGTTTACTG GTATAAAAACAGCAATTGTGGTCGGTGGAATGGCTCAGCAGAAACAGATCAGGATGCTGAAACGGAGACCTGAGATCATCATTGCTACTCCAGGACGCCTGTGGGAGATGATCAAAGAGAGGCATCCACATCTGGTCAACCTAAGGCAGCTAAG GTGTCTAGTCATTGACGAAGCAGACCGCATGGTGGAAAGAGGTCATTTTGCTGAGCTGGAAAGTCTGCTGGAGATGCTGAACACTGTCCAGTTCAACCCAAAGAGGCAGACATTTGTGTTCTCCGCCACCCTGACCATGGCCCACAGCTTGCCCACCCGTGTCCTGCAGAAGAAGGGCAAGAAGGTGGACCAGCGAAGCAAGCTGGAGGTCCTTATGGAGAAAGTTGGGATCAGGTCCAAGCCTAAAGTCATTGATCTGACCCGGAAGGAGGCTACAGTCGAGACCCTGACTGAGACACGGATACACTGTGAAAAGGAAGAGAAGGATTTCTTCCTGTACTACTTCCTGCTCCAGTATCCAGGCCGGACTATGGTGTTTGCCAACAGTATTGACTGCATCAAGCGGCTTAACTCTCTGCTGGTCATCCTGGACCGTACTCCACTGCCACTGCATGCCAACATGCACCAGAAGCAGCGCCTAAAGAACCTTGAGAGGTTCGCTGAGAGGGAGAG CTGTGTGCTCCTGACAACTGATGTGGCTGCAAGAGGGCTGGACATTCCAAATGTTCAACATGTCATTCATTACCAG gttcCAAGGACATCAGAGACTTATGTCCACCGCAGTGGTAGGACAGCACGAGCTACCAAAGAGGGGCTTAGTTTGCTCCTGGTTGGGCCAGATGACATGATGAACTTCAAGAAAATTTACAGAGCTCTGGGAAAGGATGAGGAGGTTCCCATGTTTCCCATACAGAGCAAGTGCATGGCTGCCATCAAG GAGCGAGTCAACATGGCCAGGAAGATAGAGAAGATTGAGTTCCACAAcagcagagagaagcagcacaacTCTTGGTTTAAACAAGCAGCAGAAGCTCTGGAGGTGGATCTTGATGATGATGTTTTGCTTG GGGGGAGGAAGGACGAGGAGGACGACAGGCAGCAACAGAAGATGGTGAAGGGCATGAAGAAGCACCTGAAACACCTGATTTCTCAGCCTGTATTTAAGAATGTGATGAAGACCAAGTACCCCACACAGATGGGTAAGCTCTCCCTGCCCAACATGCCCCTACATGGTTTGGAAACGGCCTTGACCAGTGTCTCCAATCAGAAGAAAAGACAGAAACAAAAGAAAAAGCAGCAGTAG
- the serpina10b gene encoding protein Z-dependent protease inhibitor yields MMMKVGLLFLLTYVCTFTPVYQTQERSPNITDLTYKNMDFAMNLYRKIAGYHDKNIFFSPLSISTAFATLSMAAQGPTRDQIVKGLNLANLDRENQPDIIPELFQHLQGNITQDGSLKFDQSTALFVRLTFEVERDYSDQVKKFFNADINNVDFADRKASVALINDYITRKTGNKVKEVVSNLDPLTQLMLINTIFFQGEWQMPFNPNHTENGRFFIDNYNIVQVPMMFRMEDKFYTMDDIPLKAKVLKLPYREGVSMLILLPNKGLDYTTIDDEITTKRFLSWIKNLKKMKLEVQLPKFKMEQSYAMHSILPDLGISSIFHDTANLTRLSKDPGLKVSEVLHKAVIEVDEKGTTAAAATEGTITGYALPSSFIVNRPFFFFIYHEATNSLLFMGRVIDPTKN; encoded by the exons ATGATGATGAAGGTGGGACTCCTTTTCCTCCTGACCTATGTCTGCACCTTCACCCCTGTCTACCAAACTCAAGAGCGGAGCCCCAACATTACAGACCTGACCTACAAGAACATGGACTTTGCCATGAATCTCTACAGAAAGATTGCAGGTTACCatgataaaaacatatttttctcaCCCCTGAGCATATCCACAGCTTTTGCCACCCTCTCCATGGCAGCGCAGGGTCCCACACGAGACCAGATAGTGAAGGGGCTCAACCTGGCCAACCTAGATCGGGAGAACCAGCCAGACATAATTCCAGAACTCTTCCAACACCTCCAAGGGAACATCACACAAGATGGATCATTGAAATTTGACCAGAGCACCGCCCTCTTCGTCCGCCTAACttttgaggtagagagagactacagTGACCAGGTCAAGAAATTCTTCAACGCTGACATCAACAATGTTGACTTTGCAGATAGAAAAGCTAGCGTTGCCCTGATCAATGACTACATAACGAGAAAGACTGGTAACAAAGTCAAGGAGGTGGTCTCTAACTTGGATCCACTCACCCAACTCATGCTCATCAACACCATTTTCTTTCAGG GTGAATGGCAAATGCCCTTCAACCCCAATCACACAGAAAATGGACGCTTCTTTATTGACAACTACAACATTGTCCAGGTGCCCATGATGTTTAGAATGGAGGATAAGTTCTACACAATGGATGACATTCCCCTGAAAGCCAAGGTGCTGAAGCTACCTTACCGGGAAGGCGTTTCAATGCTTATTCTGCTACCCAACAAAGGCCTGGATTATACCACAATAGATGACGAGATCACAACTAAGAGATTCCTCAGCTGGATCAAAAACctgaaaaaaat GAAACTGGAAGTTCAACTGCCCAAGTTCAAGATGGAGCAATCTTACGCCATGCACAGCATCCTTCCAGATTTGGGCATATCCAGTATCTTCCATGACACCGCTAACCTCACTAGGTTGAGCAAAGACCCAGGCCTGAAGGTGTCAGAG GTGTTGCACAAGGCAGTGATTGAGGTGGATGAGAAAGGCACCACTGCAGCCGCTGCCACAGAAGGCACCATCACTGGATATGCCTTACCCTCTTCCTTCATCGTCAACCGACCATTCTTCTTTTTTATTTACCATGAGGCCACTAACAGCTTGTTGTTCATGGGCCGAGTGATTGACCCCACCAAAAACTGA
- the atxn3 gene encoding LOW QUALITY PROTEIN: ataxin-3 (The sequence of the model RefSeq protein was modified relative to this genomic sequence to represent the inferred CDS: substituted 1 base at 1 genomic stop codon), translating to MKNKRAPCVLSIALTTFCKQPSGNMDDSGFFSIQVISNALSVWGLELTLFNSREYQRLMINPINEKSFICNYKEHWFTIXKLGRQWFNLNSLLTGPELISDAYLALFLAQLQQEGYSIFVIRGNLPGCDAEQILGNMKVQQQERPKLIGENEAQSSSGMGRSSGQGSVLETGPGVEEGVVEENEEELRKALALSTQDMEVEDEEADLRRAIQLSMQGPVMSDKSMSKRGLVAKTTSSDQAPGSIAGGASQSENLSAEELRRRRQAYFDRQSQQLAQPTSSKQSTESTESGKSVTEEDAQAKRRQ from the exons ATGAAAAA CAAGAGGGCTCCCTGTGTGCTCAGCATTGCCTTAACAACCTTCTGCAAG CAACCATCTGGTAACATGGATGACAGTGGTTTCTTTTCTATACAA GTTATCAGCAATGCGTTATCAGTGTGGGGTTTGGAGCTGACTCTCTTCAACAGTCGAGAGTACCAGAGGCTTATGATAAACCCAAT AAATGAAAAGTCATTTATATGCAACTACAAGGAGCACTGGTTTACAATATGAAAACTTGGGCGACAG TGGTTTAATCTGAATTCGTTATTGACTGGACCAGAGCTGATATCAGACGCATACCTAGCCCTCTTCCTTGCACAGTTACAGCAAGAAG GGTATTCCATATTTGTGATCCGTGGAAATCTCCCAGGGTGTGACGCAGAGCAGATACTGGGGAACATGAAGGTGCAGCAGCAAGAGAGACCAAAGCTGATTGGAGAGAATGAGGCTCAGTCGAGTAGTGGCATGGg CAGGTCATCAGGGCAGGGTAGTGTGCTGGAGACAGGCCCTGGTGTGGAAGAGGGGGTGgtggaagagaatgaggaggagctGAGGAAGGCCCTGGCCCTGAGTACACAAGACATGGAGGTGGAGGATGAAGAGGCTGACCTTCGCAGGGCCATACAGCTCAGCATGCAGG GGCCAGTAATGAGTGATAAGTCAATGTCGAAAAGGGGGCTTGTTGCCAAGACAACATCGTCAGACCAGGCACCAGGGAGTATTGCAGGGGGAGCATCTCAGAGTGAGAACCTCTCAGCCGAGGAACTGCGAAGGAGGAGACAAGCCTACTTTGACAG ACAGTCCCAACAGCTGGCTCAGCCCACTTCATCTAAACAATCTACAGAAAGCACAG AATCCGGGAAGAGTGTCACAGAGGAGGATGCACAAGCCAAACGCAGACAGTAA
- the LOC112256734 gene encoding photoreceptor outer segment membrane glycoprotein 2-like has product MAVLKVKFTKTNRDKLAQVLWILNWVSVVTGLILFSLGLFLKVEINKRWELMAERDLHYVPNMLIATGLIACGINFLGGKICYDCADTTKFLRWKLLMLPYVICTFFFTFCILVGALMCYGMRGELEEALDLGLRDAMRYYKDTDTPGRCFLKRTVDLLQIQFQCCGNFGFRDWFQIQWISNRYLDMSCREVVARLRSNVEGKYLMDGVPFSCCNINSPRPCIQHQITNSSAHFNYEYQTEELNLWKKGCRQALLEYYTHIMQSIGLTVLIIWLFELSVLTGVRYLQTSLENVLRQGDPDSESDGWLLENSFVETARSNFNIIKSLGKCNQIDTANNGDPNIDVPSTAYYGPDNLPPKQIPVAS; this is encoded by the exons ATGGCCGTGCTGAAAGTGAAATTCACCAAGACCAACAGGGACAAGCTTGCCCAGGTGCTGTGGATCCTCAACTGGGTTTCCGTGGTGACGGGGTTGATTCTGTTTAGCCTGGGGCTCTTCCTAAAGGTGGAGATCAACAAGCGCTGGGAGCTTATGGCAGAAAGGGACCTCCACTACGTCCCCAACATGCTCATTGCCACAGGCCTCATCGCCTGTGGCATAAATTTCCTGGGCGGGAAGATCTGCTACGACTGTGCGGACACCACTAAGTTCCTGCGCTGGAAGCTGCTGATGCTGCCCTACGTCATCTGCACCTTCTTCTTCACCTTCTGCATCCTGGTGGGGGCACTCATGTGCTACGGCATGCGCGGGGAGCTAGAGGAGGCTCTGGACCTGGGTCTGCGGGACGCCATGCGCTATTATAAGGACACGGACACACCAGGCCGCTGCTTCCTGAAGCGCACTGTGGACTTGCTGCAGATTCAGTTCCAGTGCTGCGGCAACTTCGGCTTCAGAGACTGGTTCCAGATCCAGTGGATCAGCAACCGCTACCTGGACATGTCCTGCAGGGAGGTTGTGGC CCGGCTGAGGAGTAACGTGGAAGGGAAATACCTGATGGACGGGGTTCCCTTCAGCTGCTGTAACATTAACTCACCACGGCCCTGCATCCAGCACCAGATCACCAACAGCTCAGCCCACTTCAACTATGAATACCAGACAGAGGAGCTCAACTTGTGGAAGAAGGGCTGCCGCCAGGCCCTGCTGGAGTACTACACACACATCATGCAGTCCATTGGCCTCACCGTCCTCATCATCTGGCTGTTTGAG CTGTCGGTGCTGACGGGGGTGCGTTACCTCCAGACATCCCTGGAGAACGTGCTGAGACAGGGGGACCCAGACTCAGAGTCCGACGGCTGGCTCCTGGAGAACAGCTTTGTGGAGACAGCCAGATCCAACTTCAATATCATAAAGAGCTTGGGGAAGTGCAACCAGATTGACACAGCCAACAACGGCGACCCCAACATCGATGTCCCCTCCACAGCCTACTATGGACCAGACAACCTGCCCCCAAAACAGATTCCTGTGGCCAGTTGA